The Streptomyces sp. NBC_01353 genome contains a region encoding:
- a CDS encoding proline--tRNA ligase, with protein MANVPVQRMSQLMAKTLRDDPADAEVLSHKLLVRAGYVRRTAAGIWSWLPLGKKVLANVERIVREEMDAIGAQEVSLPALLPREPYEATGRWDEYGAELFRLQDRKGGDYLLGPTHEEIFTLLVKDQCSSYKDLPVILYQIQTKFRDEARPRAGILRGREFLMKDSYSFDTEDEGLAQSYALHREAYRRVFERLGLDYRIVAATAGAMGGSKSEEFLAPAEAGEDTFADCPNCDFAANTEAISYDLKPVDGSAVPALEEIPTPDTPTIETLAASLGVPASATLKNLLVKVDGEIVAVGVPGDREVDMGKVEEHFAPAIVEMVTEADFAERRDLVRGYVGPQGLEKVTYIADPRVAPGTAWITGANKDGMHAKNVVAGRDFEVDEYVDVVVVQDGDPCPKCGTGLTLDRAIEIGHIFQLGRKYADALKLDVLGQNGKPVRVTMGSYGIGVSRAVAALAEQSADDKGLCWPAEVAPADVHVVAAGKALQIELALEVSEQLRAAGLRVLVDDRAGVSPGVKFTDAELIGVPKILVAGRRSAEGVVELKDRRTGEREELPVAEAIARLSA; from the coding sequence ATGGCCAACGTACCGGTCCAGCGCATGTCCCAGTTGATGGCGAAGACGCTGCGCGACGACCCGGCGGACGCCGAGGTCCTCAGCCACAAGCTCCTCGTCCGGGCCGGCTACGTCCGCCGCACCGCCGCCGGCATCTGGAGCTGGCTGCCGCTCGGCAAGAAGGTCCTCGCCAACGTCGAGCGCATCGTCCGTGAGGAGATGGACGCCATCGGCGCGCAGGAGGTCTCCCTTCCCGCCCTGCTGCCCCGTGAGCCCTACGAGGCGACCGGCCGCTGGGACGAGTACGGCGCCGAGCTCTTCCGCCTCCAGGACCGCAAGGGCGGCGACTATCTGCTCGGCCCGACCCACGAGGAGATCTTCACCCTCCTGGTCAAGGACCAGTGCTCGTCCTACAAGGACCTGCCGGTCATCCTGTACCAGATCCAGACGAAGTTCCGCGACGAGGCCCGTCCGCGGGCCGGCATCCTGCGCGGCCGCGAGTTCCTGATGAAGGACTCGTACTCCTTCGACACGGAGGACGAGGGCCTCGCCCAGTCCTACGCCCTGCACCGCGAGGCCTACCGTCGCGTCTTCGAGCGCCTCGGCCTCGACTACCGCATCGTCGCCGCCACCGCCGGCGCCATGGGCGGCTCGAAGTCCGAGGAGTTCCTCGCCCCGGCCGAGGCCGGCGAGGACACCTTCGCCGACTGCCCGAACTGCGACTTCGCCGCCAACACCGAGGCGATCTCCTACGACCTCAAGCCGGTCGACGGCTCCGCCGTCCCGGCGCTCGAGGAGATCCCCACCCCCGACACCCCGACCATCGAGACCCTGGCCGCCTCCCTCGGCGTACCGGCCTCCGCCACGCTCAAGAACCTCCTGGTGAAGGTCGACGGCGAGATCGTCGCCGTGGGCGTGCCCGGCGACCGCGAGGTCGACATGGGCAAGGTCGAGGAGCACTTCGCCCCCGCGATCGTCGAGATGGTCACCGAGGCCGACTTCGCCGAGCGCCGGGACCTCGTCCGCGGGTACGTCGGCCCGCAGGGCCTGGAGAAGGTCACGTACATCGCCGACCCGCGCGTGGCGCCCGGCACGGCGTGGATCACGGGCGCGAACAAGGACGGGATGCACGCGAAGAACGTCGTCGCGGGGCGTGACTTCGAGGTCGACGAGTACGTCGACGTCGTGGTCGTCCAGGACGGCGACCCGTGCCCGAAGTGCGGCACCGGCCTGACGCTGGACCGCGCGATCGAGATCGGCCACATCTTCCAGTTGGGCCGCAAGTACGCCGACGCCCTCAAGCTCGACGTCCTCGGCCAGAACGGCAAGCCGGTCCGCGTGACCATGGGCTCGTACGGCATCGGCGTCTCGCGCGCGGTCGCCGCGCTGGCCGAGCAGTCGGCGGACGACAAGGGCCTGTGCTGGCCCGCCGAGGTCGCCCCGGCCGACGTCCACGTCGTCGCGGCGGGCAAGGCCCTCCAGATCGAGCTGGCGCTCGAGGTCTCGGAGCAGCTGCGCGCCGCGGGCCTGCGGGTCCTGGTCGACGACCGGGCGGGCGTCTCGCCGGGCGTGAAGTTCACCGACGCGGAGCTGATCGGCGTCCCGAAGATCCTGGTCGCCGGCCGCCGCTCGGCGGAGGGCGTCGTGGAACTGAAGGACCGCCGCACGGGTGAGCGGGAAGAACTCCCGGTGGCCGAGGCGATCGCCCGCCTGAGCGCGTAG
- a CDS encoding aminoglycoside phosphotransferase family protein: MGFEPPQRLVRVLGETYGDAVAAEWLGKLPELARTALEHASLESERVVAPGGRSSLVVLVRQQDGSPAALKIAPGLARPDLERDALAHWDGWGAVRLLEAPEDGSLVLERLHTEVSLRSLPEAKALLEAAGTVRKLWVEPPAEHGFESVAERTARQATAMEPYRADAEAGALTVAALAAREELVAESPETLLLHGNFRQGKVLAGDRAPWLAVGPEPLVGERAYDLARLVRDRVEDLVAASAGASAARRRVNKLADSLEVDRERLRGWTLFRAVESGTRALTAGRQQDAELLLEFAGWL, from the coding sequence ATGGGTTTCGAACCGCCGCAGCGACTGGTACGGGTGCTCGGCGAGACGTACGGGGACGCTGTCGCGGCCGAGTGGCTCGGGAAGCTGCCCGAGCTGGCGCGGACCGCGCTGGAGCACGCCTCCCTGGAGAGCGAGCGGGTGGTGGCGCCCGGCGGGCGCAGCAGCCTGGTCGTCCTCGTACGGCAGCAGGACGGCTCCCCGGCGGCTCTGAAGATCGCCCCCGGGCTCGCCCGGCCGGACCTGGAGCGGGACGCGCTGGCGCACTGGGACGGCTGGGGCGCGGTACGGCTCCTGGAGGCGCCCGAGGACGGCTCACTGGTCCTCGAACGGCTGCACACCGAGGTGTCGCTGCGATCCCTCCCGGAGGCGAAGGCGCTGCTCGAGGCGGCGGGCACGGTCCGGAAGCTGTGGGTCGAGCCGCCCGCGGAGCACGGCTTCGAGTCGGTGGCCGAGCGCACGGCCCGGCAGGCGACGGCGATGGAGCCCTACCGCGCCGACGCCGAGGCCGGTGCGCTGACGGTCGCCGCGCTGGCGGCACGCGAGGAACTGGTCGCCGAGTCCCCCGAGACGCTGCTGCTGCACGGCAACTTCCGCCAGGGCAAGGTGCTCGCCGGCGACCGCGCCCCGTGGCTGGCCGTCGGGCCCGAGCCGCTGGTCGGCGAGCGCGCCTACGATCTGGCGCGGCTCGTACGGGACCGGGTCGAGGACCTGGTGGCGGCCTCGGCGGGGGCGTCGGCGGCCCGTCGACGGGTCAACAAGCTGGCGGACTCGCTGGAGGTGGACCGGGAGCGGCTGCGGGGCTGGACGCTCTTCCGGGCGGTCGAGTCGGGTACCCGGGCGCTGACGGCGGGGCGCCAACAGGACGCGGAGCTGTTGCTGGAGTTCGCGGGCTGGCTGTAG
- the ispG gene encoding flavodoxin-dependent (E)-4-hydroxy-3-methylbut-2-enyl-diphosphate synthase translates to MTAISLGIPSVPTRLAERRKSRQIQVGSVAVGGDAPVSVQSMTTTRTSDIGATLQQIAELTASGCQIVRVACPTQDDADALATIAKKSQIPVIADIHFQPKYVFAAIDAGCAAVRVNPGNIKQFDDKVKEIAHAAKAAGTPIRIGVNAGSLDARLLKKYGKATPEALVESALWEASLFEEHGFGDIKISVKHNDPVVMVNAYRQLAAACDYPLHLGVTEAGPAFQGTIKSAVAFGALLSEGIGDTIRVSLSAPPVEEVKVGNQILESLNLKPRRLEIVSCPSCGRAQVDVYKLAEEVTAGLEGMEVPLRVAVMGCVVNGPGEAREADLGVASGNGKGQIFVKGEVIKTVPESKIVETLIEEAMKIAEQMEKDGVMSGEPTVAIGV, encoded by the coding sequence ATGACCGCGATCTCTCTCGGTATCCCGTCCGTTCCGACCAGGCTCGCCGAGCGGCGCAAGAGCCGCCAGATCCAGGTCGGATCGGTGGCCGTGGGCGGCGACGCACCCGTCTCTGTCCAGTCCATGACGACGACCCGTACCTCCGACATCGGGGCCACGCTCCAGCAGATCGCCGAGCTGACCGCCTCCGGCTGCCAGATCGTCCGTGTGGCGTGCCCCACCCAGGACGACGCCGACGCGCTGGCGACCATCGCCAAGAAGTCGCAGATCCCGGTGATCGCGGACATCCACTTCCAGCCGAAGTACGTCTTCGCCGCCATCGACGCCGGCTGCGCCGCGGTCCGCGTCAACCCCGGCAACATCAAGCAGTTCGACGACAAGGTCAAGGAGATCGCGCACGCCGCCAAGGCCGCGGGCACCCCGATCCGGATCGGCGTCAACGCGGGGTCGCTCGACGCCCGGCTGCTGAAGAAGTACGGCAAGGCCACCCCCGAGGCGCTGGTCGAGTCCGCGCTGTGGGAGGCCTCCCTCTTCGAGGAGCACGGCTTCGGCGACATCAAGATCTCGGTCAAGCACAACGACCCGGTCGTCATGGTCAACGCCTACCGCCAGCTCGCCGCCGCCTGCGACTACCCGCTGCACCTCGGCGTCACCGAGGCCGGCCCCGCCTTCCAGGGCACCATCAAGTCCGCCGTCGCCTTCGGCGCGCTGCTCTCCGAGGGCATCGGCGACACCATCCGAGTCTCGCTCTCCGCGCCGCCGGTCGAGGAGGTCAAGGTCGGCAACCAGATCCTGGAGTCGCTGAACCTCAAGCCCCGCCGCCTGGAGATCGTCTCCTGCCCGTCCTGCGGCCGCGCCCAGGTCGACGTCTACAAGCTCGCCGAGGAGGTCACCGCCGGCCTCGAGGGCATGGAGGTCCCGCTGCGCGTCGCCGTCATGGGCTGCGTCGTCAACGGCCCCGGCGAGGCCCGCGAGGCCGACCTCGGCGTCGCCTCCGGCAACGGCAAGGGCCAGATCTTCGTCAAGGGCGAGGTCATCAAGACCGTCCCCGAGTCGAAGATCGTCGAGACCCTCATCGAAGAGGCGATGAAGATCGCCGAGCAGATGGAGAAGGACGGCGTGATGTCCGGCGAGCCGACGGTCGCCATCGGCGTCTGA
- a CDS encoding GNAT family N-acetyltransferase — MLTQTTTRVLEPVDLGAALAVLESAPVENAFVAARVQAAGLDPWRLGGEMWGWYADGQLRSLCYSGANLVPICATPDAVRAFADRARRTGRRCSSIVGPSEPTTQLWRLLEPSWGPARDVRGHQPLMVTEEPSTTVEPDPLVRRIRKDEIEVIMPACVAMFTEEVGISPMAGDGGLLYQARVAELVGAGRSFARIEDGKVVFKAEIGAATRQACQIQGVWVAPEFRGRGLSETGMAAVLRYALADVAPVVSLYVNDYNAPARASYRRVGFREVGAFMSVLF, encoded by the coding sequence GTGTTGACGCAGACCACCACCCGGGTCCTCGAACCCGTCGACCTCGGCGCCGCGCTCGCCGTCCTCGAGAGCGCCCCCGTCGAGAACGCCTTCGTGGCCGCCCGCGTCCAAGCGGCCGGACTCGACCCCTGGCGCCTCGGCGGCGAGATGTGGGGCTGGTACGCCGACGGACAGCTGCGCTCCCTCTGCTACTCCGGCGCCAACCTCGTCCCCATCTGCGCCACCCCCGACGCCGTCCGCGCCTTCGCCGACCGCGCCCGCAGGACCGGCCGCCGCTGCTCCTCCATCGTCGGCCCCTCCGAGCCCACCACCCAGCTCTGGCGGCTCCTCGAACCCAGCTGGGGTCCCGCCCGCGACGTCCGCGGCCACCAGCCCCTGATGGTCACCGAGGAGCCCTCCACCACCGTCGAGCCCGACCCCCTCGTCCGCCGCATCCGCAAGGACGAGATCGAGGTGATCATGCCCGCGTGCGTGGCCATGTTCACCGAGGAGGTCGGCATCTCGCCGATGGCCGGCGACGGCGGACTGCTCTACCAGGCCCGCGTCGCCGAACTCGTCGGCGCCGGCCGCTCCTTCGCCCGCATCGAGGACGGCAAGGTCGTCTTCAAGGCCGAGATCGGCGCCGCCACCCGCCAGGCCTGCCAGATCCAGGGCGTCTGGGTGGCCCCCGAGTTCCGCGGCCGTGGCCTCTCCGAGACCGGCATGGCCGCCGTGCTGCGCTACGCCCTCGCCGACGTCGCCCCGGTCGTCAGCCTCTACGTCAACGACTACAACGCCCCGGCCAGGGCCTCGTACCGCCGCGTCGGCTTCCGCGAGGTCGGGGCCTTCATGAGCGTGCTCTTCTGA
- the dxr gene encoding 1-deoxy-D-xylulose-5-phosphate reductoisomerase yields MSDRPSPLADPHIVFAPVEGRRDIVVLGSTGSIGTQAIDLVLRNPDRFRVTALAASGGRVGLLAEQAHRLKVAAVAVAREDVVPELRDALKELYGAEPLPEILAGADAATQLAASPCHTVLNGITGSIGLAPTLAALEAGRTLALANKESLIVGGPLVKALAKPGQIIPVDSEHAALFQALAAGTRADVRKLVVTASGGPFRGRTREELAHVTREDALAHPTWAMGPVITVNSATLVNKGLEVIEAHLLYDIPFDRIEVVVHPQSYVHSMVEFTDGSTLAQATPPDMRGPIALGIGWPERVPDAAPAFDWTKASSWEFFPLDTEAFPSVGLARHVGELGGTAPAVFNAANEECVEAFLAGRLPFNGIMDTVTAVVTEHGKPTQGTSLTVSDVLEAETWARARARELAELAANATAEARA; encoded by the coding sequence ATGAGCGATCGCCCCTCTCCTCTCGCCGACCCGCACATCGTCTTCGCACCGGTCGAAGGCCGCCGGGACATCGTCGTCCTCGGCTCCACGGGATCCATCGGCACCCAGGCCATCGACCTGGTCCTGCGCAACCCCGACCGGTTCCGGGTCACCGCCCTCGCCGCCTCCGGCGGCCGTGTCGGGCTGCTCGCCGAGCAGGCGCACCGGCTGAAGGTCGCGGCGGTCGCCGTCGCCCGTGAGGACGTGGTGCCCGAGCTGCGCGACGCGCTCAAGGAGCTGTACGGCGCCGAGCCCCTGCCCGAGATCCTGGCGGGGGCCGACGCCGCCACCCAGCTCGCCGCCTCGCCCTGCCACACGGTGCTCAACGGCATCACCGGTTCCATCGGCCTGGCGCCCACGCTCGCCGCCCTCGAAGCCGGCCGCACCCTCGCCCTGGCCAACAAGGAGTCGCTGATCGTCGGCGGCCCGCTGGTCAAGGCGCTCGCCAAGCCCGGCCAGATCATCCCGGTCGACTCCGAGCACGCCGCCCTCTTCCAGGCGCTCGCCGCCGGCACCCGCGCCGACGTCCGCAAGCTTGTCGTCACCGCCTCCGGCGGCCCCTTCCGCGGCCGTACGAGGGAAGAGCTGGCCCATGTCACCCGCGAGGACGCGCTCGCCCACCCCACCTGGGCCATGGGCCCGGTCATCACGGTGAACAGCGCCACCCTGGTGAACAAGGGCCTGGAGGTCATCGAGGCGCACCTCCTCTACGACATCCCCTTCGACCGCATCGAGGTCGTCGTCCACCCCCAGTCGTACGTCCACTCGATGGTCGAGTTCACGGACGGCTCCACCCTCGCCCAGGCCACCCCGCCGGACATGCGCGGCCCGATCGCCCTCGGCATCGGCTGGCCCGAGCGCGTCCCGGACGCCGCCCCCGCCTTCGACTGGACCAAGGCGTCCAGCTGGGAGTTCTTCCCGCTCGACACCGAGGCGTTCCCGTCCGTCGGCCTGGCCCGCCACGTCGGCGAACTGGGCGGCACCGCCCCCGCCGTCTTCAACGCCGCCAACGAGGAGTGCGTGGAGGCGTTTCTCGCCGGCCGGCTGCCGTTCAACGGAATCATGGATACGGTCACGGCAGTCGTCACCGAACACGGAAAGCCCACCCAGGGAACCTCCCTCACGGTGTCGGACGTCCTCGAAGCGGAGACCTGGGCCCGCGCCCGGGCCCGTGAACTGGCAGAACTCGCAGCGAACGCAACCGCGGAGGCGCGCGCATGA
- a CDS encoding GNAT family N-acetyltransferase, whose protein sequence is MDDADVTIGPVNLAARVDDALAVQALAFGLSEDEIVVRRHIVLRHLLNPGACSYGATNAAGRLVGFVYGMPNDRTHWWSGVVEPYLRAGGTADWLDDSFVITELHVHPSYQGRGIGRELITAITDQSDLPRSILSAIDTESPARGLYRALGYKDLARQVHFPSAPRPYAVMGAPLPLPRRNGLRATGSPRN, encoded by the coding sequence ATGGATGACGCTGACGTCACGATCGGACCGGTCAATCTCGCCGCGCGGGTGGACGACGCCCTCGCCGTCCAGGCGCTCGCCTTCGGGCTCAGCGAGGACGAGATCGTCGTACGACGCCACATCGTGCTCCGCCATCTGCTCAACCCCGGCGCCTGCTCCTACGGCGCGACGAATGCCGCCGGCCGGCTGGTCGGCTTCGTGTACGGGATGCCCAACGACCGCACCCACTGGTGGTCCGGCGTCGTGGAGCCGTACCTCCGCGCCGGCGGCACCGCGGACTGGCTCGACGACTCGTTCGTGATCACCGAGCTCCATGTCCACCCCTCCTACCAGGGGCGGGGTATCGGCCGTGAGCTGATCACCGCCATCACCGACCAGTCGGACCTGCCCCGGTCGATCCTCTCGGCGATCGACACGGAGAGCCCGGCCCGCGGTCTGTACCGTGCTCTCGGCTACAAGGACCTGGCCCGCCAGGTCCACTTCCCCAGCGCACCCCGCCCGTACGCCGTCATGGGCGCCCCGCTGCCGCTGCCGCGCCGGAACGGACTCCGCGCAACCGGTTCGCCACGGAACTGA
- a CDS encoding site-2 protease family protein has translation MTVLLTLLGIALFAVGLLVSIAWHELGHLSTAKIFGIRVPQYMVGFGPTIWSKKKGETEYGIKAIPAGGYIRMIGMFPPGKDGRIEARSTSPWRSMIEDAREASFEELQPGDEKRLFYTRKPWKRVIVMFAGPFMNLILAVLLFFGSAMAVGFETQTTKVAGVTNCVIDQSAKRDTCKAGDPESPAKAAGLLKGDRIVAFNGERVSDWNTLSDRIRATTGAATVTVQRDGKETDLKATLLENKVLKKDADGKVAQPLQYVTAGYLGFESGREVVPLTFGESASRMTDQLQAGAESVLALPGKIPDLWDATFGDGERKADSPVGVVGAARISGELMNIDAPPQTILVFFLQLVVMFNVSLFLFNMLPLLPLDGGHIAGALWESVRRHTARIFRRPDPGPFDVAKLMPAAYVVAGVFVCFTLLVLAADIVNPVKLT, from the coding sequence ATGACCGTACTTCTCACGCTCCTCGGCATCGCGCTGTTCGCGGTGGGGCTGCTCGTCTCCATCGCCTGGCACGAACTCGGCCACCTCTCCACGGCCAAAATCTTCGGCATCCGCGTGCCGCAGTACATGGTCGGCTTCGGCCCCACCATCTGGTCGAAGAAGAAGGGCGAGACGGAGTACGGCATCAAGGCCATCCCGGCCGGCGGCTACATCCGCATGATCGGGATGTTCCCGCCCGGCAAGGACGGCCGCATCGAGGCCCGCTCCACCTCGCCCTGGCGCTCCATGATCGAGGACGCCCGCGAGGCCTCCTTCGAGGAGCTCCAGCCCGGCGACGAGAAGCGGCTCTTCTACACGCGCAAGCCGTGGAAGCGCGTCATCGTGATGTTCGCCGGCCCGTTCATGAACCTGATCCTCGCCGTCCTGTTGTTCTTCGGCAGCGCCATGGCCGTCGGGTTCGAGACCCAGACCACCAAGGTCGCCGGCGTCACCAACTGCGTCATCGACCAGAGCGCGAAGCGCGACACCTGCAAGGCCGGCGACCCCGAGTCACCCGCCAAGGCCGCCGGACTCCTCAAGGGCGACCGCATCGTCGCCTTCAACGGCGAACGCGTCTCGGACTGGAACACCCTCTCCGACCGCATCCGCGCCACCACCGGGGCCGCCACCGTCACCGTCCAGCGCGACGGCAAGGAGACGGACCTCAAGGCCACGCTCCTCGAGAACAAGGTGCTGAAGAAGGACGCGGACGGCAAGGTCGCCCAGCCGCTGCAGTACGTCACCGCCGGCTACCTGGGCTTCGAGTCCGGCCGCGAGGTCGTCCCGCTCACCTTCGGCGAGTCCGCCTCCCGCATGACCGACCAGCTCCAGGCCGGTGCCGAGTCCGTGCTCGCCCTGCCCGGCAAGATCCCGGACCTGTGGGACGCCACCTTCGGCGACGGCGAACGCAAGGCCGACTCCCCGGTCGGCGTCGTCGGCGCCGCCCGCATCAGCGGCGAGCTGATGAACATCGACGCGCCGCCGCAGACCATCCTGGTCTTCTTCCTGCAGCTGGTCGTCATGTTCAACGTCTCGCTGTTCCTGTTCAACATGCTGCCGCTGCTCCCGCTCGACGGCGGGCACATCGCGGGCGCCCTGTGGGAGTCCGTACGCCGCCACACCGCGCGGATCTTCCGGCGCCCCGACCCGGGCCCGTTCGACGTCGCCAAGCTGATGCCGGCCGCCTACGTGGTGGCGGGAGTGTTCGTCTGCTTCACGCTCCTCGTCCTCGCCGCGGACATCGTCAACCCGGTGAAGCTGACGTGA
- a CDS encoding SPFH domain-containing protein, with amino-acid sequence MLEELLAAAAATGVAAVVYVGAAARVVKQYERGVVFRFGRLVNDVRQPGFTMIVPVVDRLHKVNLQIVTLPVPAQEGITRDNVTVRVDAVVYFKVIDAADALVRVEDYRFAVSQMAQTSLRSIIGKSDLDDLLSNREKLNQGLELMLDSPAMGWGVAIDRVEIKDVSLPETMKRSMARQAEADRERRARLINADAELQASKKLAQAAGVMSEQPAALQLRLLQTVMAVSAEKNSTLVLPIPVELLRFLERAATPQGAASTESAAPHVPVAAPETFQDPLPGLPAEPRPTRDLPDLADLADLPPLPDETVAGPPADPIPRDEAA; translated from the coding sequence ATGCTTGAGGAGCTGTTGGCAGCGGCGGCGGCGACCGGTGTAGCGGCCGTGGTCTACGTAGGTGCGGCCGCACGCGTGGTGAAGCAGTACGAACGAGGCGTGGTCTTCCGCTTCGGCCGGCTGGTGAACGATGTCCGGCAGCCGGGGTTCACGATGATCGTGCCGGTCGTCGACCGGCTCCACAAGGTGAACCTCCAGATCGTGACGCTGCCCGTGCCGGCGCAGGAGGGCATCACCCGGGACAACGTGACGGTGCGGGTGGACGCGGTCGTCTACTTCAAGGTGATCGACGCGGCGGACGCGCTGGTGCGCGTGGAGGACTACAGGTTCGCGGTCTCTCAGATGGCGCAGACATCGCTGCGGTCGATCATCGGCAAGAGCGATCTGGACGACCTGCTGTCGAACCGGGAGAAGCTCAACCAGGGTCTCGAGCTGATGCTCGACAGTCCGGCGATGGGCTGGGGTGTCGCGATCGACCGGGTCGAGATCAAGGATGTCTCGCTGCCGGAGACGATGAAGCGCTCGATGGCGCGCCAGGCGGAGGCGGACCGGGAGCGGCGGGCGCGGCTGATCAACGCGGACGCGGAGCTGCAGGCGTCGAAGAAGCTGGCGCAGGCGGCCGGGGTGATGTCGGAGCAGCCGGCGGCGCTGCAGCTGAGGCTGTTGCAGACGGTGATGGCGGTGTCGGCGGAGAAGAACTCGACGCTGGTGCTGCCGATCCCGGTGGAGCTGCTGCGGTTCCTGGAGCGTGCGGCGACGCCGCAGGGTGCGGCGTCCACGGAGTCGGCCGCGCCGCATGTGCCCGTGGCGGCACCGGAGACCTTCCAGGACCCCTTGCCTGGTCTCCCTGCGGAGCCCCGCCCCACGAGGGACCTCCCGGACCTGGCGGACCTGGCGGACCTCCCACCCCTACCGGACGAGACGGTCGCGGGGCCCCCGGCGGACCCGATCCCACGGGACGAGGCGGCGTAG